Proteins encoded together in one Lathyrus oleraceus cultivar Zhongwan6 chromosome 5, CAAS_Psat_ZW6_1.0, whole genome shotgun sequence window:
- the LOC127083372 gene encoding VQ motif-containing protein 22, translated as MFQTMSDPPNDFFQFYHQSFPNQTPPNYTTIATNTTPATTLPPETINPTSPTSATNLGPDGRVSKPIRRRSRASRRTPTTLLNTDTTNFRAMVQQFTGGPIAPFAAAASSSPPNFSTLAGLGLGPRASSHPMNQTMMSHPLYQHQQQLQQYQQHYNMYSGTSNVNTHVGGDENLFFQRLVSNPRPPNNDSDINNADIHGGGGEGGFFPSTSS; from the coding sequence ATGTTCCAAACCATGTCCGATCCACCAAATGATTTTTTCCAATTCTACCACCAAAGTTTCCCCAACCAAACCCCTCCCAACTACACCACTATAGCTACCAACACCACCCCTGCTACTACTTTACCCCCGGAGACCATAAACCCAACCTCACCAACCTCCGCCACAAATTTAGGCCCTGACGGCCGTGTCTCAAAGCCCATACGGCGAAGATCACGAGCCTCAAGGCGAACTCCCACCACTTTACTAAACACAGACACTACCAATTTCCGTGCCATGGTGCAACAGTTCACCGGAGGCCCGATTGCACCTTTTGCAGCAGCAGCATCGTCGTCACCACCTAATTTCTCAACTCTGGCCGGCCTTGGACTCGGCCCACGGGCTTCTTCCCACCCTATGAATCAAACTATGATGTCCCATCCTCTCTACCAGCATCAACAACAGCttcaacaatatcaacaacacTACAACATGTATAGTGGCACTAGCAACGTTAATACCCATGTAGGAGGAGATGAGAATCTGTTTTTTCAGAGACTTGTAAGCAACCCAAGACCTCCAAACAATGATAGTGATATCAATAATGCTGATATTCATGGAGGAGGAGGAGAAGGAGGTTTTTTCCCAAGCACTTCTTCTTGA